tttgaagACAACTGTAATTTATCACATTATTATTCAGTTAACTAACATTCaattttattgtgaaaacaaACCACATGTACAAGACATcttattaatatactgtataattttttattgatgtttgttattatattatagttttaTTACCACAGTATTCAGCACAAATTCAactgcgaccccagtgaggactagcattaatataatactaatataataataaatatacttaATACTAAGTATTACtgaatataatactaaatataatactaaaacaATATGTATGGATTATTATCATCCAtcattacaaatttccccactgagggacgaataaaggcatatcttaatccaTGCAATATCAtgaaatttaattatatttatattagatTTAGTATATAAATGCCGATTACAGTTTAGTATAcaaatttactgtatttataattaataatgtatttaaaaataattgcaaGTCATTATATAAGCATATTTACAATGCTACCACAATGAGTCTGAAGTGTTACAGTTCCCCGCGTCGCCACTGGGTGTCGCCGGTGCACGTCCAACAACTTGTCAACATGCTGTACAAATGTTCGGCTGCTAGCTTCGCCTGTGTGGTTGTCCGGATGGCTGCTTTACCTTTATAACTCGGAACAATTCAGCACCTAAGGGAATGACACTCCGAGGACCTCCGTATTGTCATACGGAGACATGATGGAATAAAACACAACTTGACAAGATGGAGAAGGTTGCGGACGAAAATAGGGGCATTGCGAtggttagcaagctagcaactaactaactagctagctagctgtggCGTACACGATGGACTTTGCTAACTTTTACAAAAGCTGAGCTATTAAATGCGTAAAGCGTACTACCAACTACATGAAATGCTTGAGAAACATATGTCTTATAGTTATAAACGCTTAGCTAGTTTAGCTTAGTTAGCCTAGTATTGTCAGTGTTGACCAATAGTTGTTCAATAAAGTTACTTTAAATAACGCTTTTGTCGATGACATGCTAAATGTGGGCTTAACATGAACTGTCGTGAACTGTAATTTATAGCTAAAGTGGACTTTAGTGGGGTTATTTCTTTAATGAAACACAGTCCATCCTCCTCTCCAGGAGAGCAAAGTGACACCTGCTGAGCCAACTTTTCATCCAAAGAGGAGAAACGAGTCAGCTGGGAAACACAACAGCTCAACTCGTCATGGGATCTTTGCACACCAGCACAAGCCAGCAGGGTAGGacgatatttattttacaattgaaCCCAATCTATGGGACTTCAGCCGACTTAGTAGTGGACATTCGTCTTGTCTGACTATCGTGTCTCAAAGTACACTAAcgatcgtgtgtgtgtgtccattttgcaaaaaaaagcaaccaGGCTGGTCTGCAATCCAAGCAGAGTCCGTCAAACATTAACGGAGCGATGACGGGAAAAGGAGGTGACTTGCCCTGGAGGCATAGAGCGCAGTCAGAGGTTAGTGTGATTGAATCTAAATGatttcatgtaaacgtggcctGTAATTGGAACTGTCAAATCAAATCATGTAACCTCCACAGGCGTCAACAAGGAGCGTGCAAAGCTCAGCAAACGCACAGAGAAGAGGTGATCCACGAGAtgttatacagtggaacccgtttacCCGGCTATGTCGACGTAAACAGCGGCCACTGCAATTAATTAGGTATTAAACCCAGAAGATGATTTGAGTCGTGCTGCGCTATCCCTCCACAGGTTGTGGAGACTCCAGATTGGCCCCGACCTCGGCGAGGAGTTCAAAACCCGCTCAGGCTGACTTGGCCCGTTTTGAGGTGAAGATAGCCGACTTTCCAGAGCTAGCTGCCGTCCCGCCAAGTAGTGCCGGCGCCCCGCTTGTTCTCACAAAGCGCTGGGGGCCAAATCTTTCACCGGAGAGATGCCAACATCCCCCCAAGTGGGCATCACCCGGGATGGTGAGCCTGTTATGGTGAATGCTAGCATGCCTCTTCTAAAAACAAGCACTTATAGATGGCTTTCACTTAAACAGGCCATCAGGAAATCATCCCCAACTCTGCCTGACTCCCCAAAAACTGATCATCACATCCTTGGCAACTCCTCAAGTGGGTTTAAAATCAAGTctttaagtcaggggtgtccaaatggcAGCCCACTGGCCATTTTTGCCACAcagcttgttgtttttgtattccaaaattcaaatattcattattaatctTATTCTGAGTATATATATTACACAAATTCTCTATGTCATCTATCACAAAGCAAAGATATGGATGATAGCCTAGCATATTTTGACTGATActgtatcaaagtggccccctgCATCCTTTATGCTTTTCTCTATGCAGCCATCAGTGGAAagtttttggacacccctgcgtgAAGAGGATCCAAATTTCTTTTCCAAAattgactttgtgtgtgtgtatgtgtccaaCAGGTCAACCAGGAGTGACGTCGTGGGCAAACGTTGCCTCGCAGCCGGCAAAAAAACCCTTACAGAAGGAAAATGCAGTCAGCAGCCAAATGCCGGTTAGTTGAATGATCTCTTTCGTTACTGATtggaaagaaaacattttattatggATGAAGCCAGAtgggtgtttgtttttttttctttcaaaaagacaaaatgaaattgtaatttttggttttattaagctctttgaagcataaaaatgacaaaattaaccAACTAAATGAAGTAAAGCTTGTCTGCTTTGCATCTTGTCAGACGGAGGACACGGCCACACAGCCACAGGAGGGAATGGCAGGGAAGAAAAagcgaaagaaaaagaagaagagatcAAAAGACATAGGCGAAGGTTCCGAAGCTGAGCCGGAAGATTCAGCACTTCCACAGGAGCCTCCCAGGTTCGAGGTAAATACCACTATTGGTCAAGATTGGTTTAGCATATCTGGTATACTCATTATAACACTTGAGTGTCAAAATTTGTCCAGGATGAAGAGGAGTTTCCAGGTCTGGCTCCAGCTCAGATGTGGACACCGAGCAAAAACACTGTTAAGGCAAGGCACCAAAAAGTAATCATTCAAATGTTTCCTAAAATAACACCCTGACTGTGCTGTGATTTTAAAGGAGAACCAGCAAAATGAACCGTCCCCTTCCGCCCAAACACCGTCCACAGAGGCAGCAAAGAAAGCACAGGTTTGGGTTATTATCTTCCTCCTCACTTGTGTTTCCAGCTCGTTTCAGTGACTAGAAAATCTATACTGCTTTCCAAGgcgtacactgactactctaaagcataTCCAAGTATGCTTTTTATGTAGTATTGTCACTCAAGAAGATATGCTGGAGTACaaatgcttgctgaaatgtgaggcaTGTACCCACTTCCGTTCAGAAAGCTGAGAAGACGTCTGGGAAGAAGAGCAAAGCTCCCGTGCAGCTGGACATCGGCAACATGCTGTCCGTCCTTCAAAGCCAGCAAAAATCTCACAAGGCCAAGCAGAACGTCATCTCAGGTGGGATGCCAACAGGCAAGTGCAGGCTATCAATAAGATGGCCCACAGTGAGTGTAAATACTCCCTTCTAGTGGGTGGAGGACTTCCTGTCAGCCACAAGCAAGCAACACACCCCAAGAGGACGCCCAGGGAGCAGGACAAAATAGCCCACAACCCCCTGGACTCCACCAGCCCCTTGGTGAAGAAAGGCAAGCAGAGGGAGGTGCCCAAAGCCAAGAAACCTACTGCTCTTAAGAAGGTTCTTCAAGAGTTGTGAAGTCggcattgtttattttttagatCTATTGTGGCTCATTGCTGCGTCCTCATCTTCAGGTCATCCTCAAAGAAAGAGAGGAGAGGAAGCAGAGACGTTTACTGGAGGAGAGAGCTCCACTGCCTGAAAATGAGTCCACAGTCATACAGGACTTTGCAGAGAACGAACAGGGTGACGCAAGTCTGATAGGTCAGAGTAAGTGCAAGAAATCCCATCTCGGGATGGGCTTTGTCGTCGAAATTCCACCTCATCTGCAAAATGTACCGCTTTTTTCTTAGAGGAGGACTTGGATTGTCTTTTGGGAGGTCATGAACTGCAAGTAAGCACACATGAAACGGAGACAGGGGAGGCTGACGAGCGGCAAAGCATTCAGGGCGCTTCCATCGCCACGCCCGATCGACCCAAAATCCACAGCAGGAAGTTCAGAGAGTGAGTCCAGACCTTCTCACAAAGTCCCCTGAGTCCCGTTTTTTTTCATATCAGAATGTGGGGGGCGGTGTGCAGGTACTGCAGCCAGATGCTGAGCAAAGACGTGGACCAATGCGTGACGTCGCTGCTGAGGGAGCTGGTTCGCTTCCAGGACCGCCTCTACCAGAAGGACCCTATGAAGGCCCGCATGAAGAGGCGCCTGGTCATGGGCCTCCGAGAGGTACTGAAGCACCTGAAGCTCAGGAAGGTCAAGTGCGTCATCATCTCTCCCAACTGTGAGCGCGTCCAGGCCAAAGGTACTACCGTCCCTCTCTGTGGTTTCATGTTTTCCGTTTCTTGGCTCACTCTCGATGCCAGgatgttttttatgtattttgtgaCTACGTTTAATAGCTTCCACATTGAATTCACTGAATTCACTCTCCCAGGTCGGCAATTGGGCGGCCTTCTTCCTCTtagccagcagagggcgacCTCAACAGCTAAGTTAGTGTGTCCAAGTGCCTGTGACTGGGACCAAAACATTATGAAGGAAGGGttagggccacactgaaaagagaaaaagCTTAAATATTGACAGCGTGAACAGGATATCAttctactaataataatttgttgatATTGTACTACACTGAAGTGGTTTAATTgttgctttgaaaaaaaaagaaaggaaggaaaggtatCATGTGGCCCCTGGTAAAAATTTTTATGTGAACACCCTTGAtctaaatattagaaacagctctcctTATCATGCGTTGCACTTGAAACACCACCACAAagtaaaaccaaaataataaacatattgttagaTTAATTCCACATTGTCAGTCAAAACCGAGCATGATTATCTTTTATGACTTTAGCGCTCATGTTGAGCATGTTTGACCTTTCCAGGAGGTCTGGATGAGGCTCTTCACACCATTATCGACACTTGTCGGGACCAAGAAGTGCCCTTCGTCTTCGCCCTCTCCCGCAAAGCTTTAGGCCGCTGCGTCAACAAGACGGTGCCCGTCAGCCTGGTGGGCATCTTCAACTACGACGGCGCACAGGTCAGTGTCACGCTCGAGGTGGCACTACAtccgtgtagtgtagtgtagggTGCTACTGTTGTATTTAACGGAGAGCATGTCTGTCTGACAGGACTACTATCACAAGATGATAGAGTTGTCGTCCGAAGCCAGGCAAGCGTACGAGGCCATGCTGGCAAGCGTGGAGCTGCATGGGCGTGGAGATCAGGACCCTGACCTGGAGGAGCAGAGCATGGCCAAGCTGAGCGAGGCTGAGCAGTCGGAGCCAGAGTCAGAGGAGCCAGGATACAGTAAGTTCTGCTTTTATaccgtggctgtaggcaacatgCTGCTGTACCTGTATTTGGAGTATAGTCATTGGGCAACTGCATTATTTATCTTTGCGTGCGCATTTACAGTAAATGTCAGTTGGATCCCTCAGCCACGTGTGTTACTCACCAGAGctattaatgctggctgagcagCCTTATCGCTATGACAACATTAATAAGATGCTTGTACAATGTACATATTGCTTGCTAACAGTGAAGCTTTTTGCGGCTACACCCTGGCAGTAACTATGGTATTGCATAATTATAAGTTACCTTTGGTCTTGGgctgatacctggcctgataccagacaaaccatgtgatgatcttattatcacatactatttaatcatgagcttattatcacgtactatttaatcaaaagaccattttgtttccagaaaatgttcagtttattacatgtattatatctaaacagtgtaaatcaacagtcttatcttatcttatcaatgtctgacaaagttccattaatcaagtttgggttttttggtgact
This DNA window, taken from Doryrhamphus excisus isolate RoL2022-K1 chromosome 4, RoL_Dexc_1.0, whole genome shotgun sequence, encodes the following:
- the LOC131127912 gene encoding selenocysteine insertion sequence-binding protein 2-like isoform X1, with protein sequence MEKVADENRGIAMESKVTPAEPTFHPKRRNESAGKHNSSTRHGIFAHQHKPAGNQAGLQSKQSPSNINGAMTGKGGDLPWRHRAQSEASTRSVQSSANAQRRGCGDSRLAPTSARSSKPAQADLARFEVKIADFPELAAVPPSSAGAPLVLTKRWGPNLSPERCQHPPKWASPGMAIRKSSPTLPDSPKTDHHILGNSSSQPGVTSWANVASQPAKKPLQKENAVSSQMPTEDTATQPQEGMAGKKKRKKKKKRSKDIGEGSEAEPEDSALPQEPPRFEDEEEFPGLAPAQMWTPSKNTVKENQQNEPSPSAQTPSTEAAKKAQKAEKTSGKKSKAPVQLDIGNMLSVLQSQQKSHKAKQNVISVGGGLPVSHKQATHPKRTPREQDKIAHNPLDSTSPLVKKGKQREVPKAKKPTALKKVILKEREERKQRRLLEERAPLPENESTVIQDFAENEQGDASLIGQKEDLDCLLGGHELQVSTHETETGEADERQSIQGASIATPDRPKIHSRKFREYCSQMLSKDVDQCVTSLLRELVRFQDRLYQKDPMKARMKRRLVMGLREVLKHLKLRKVKCVIISPNCERVQAKGGLDEALHTIIDTCRDQEVPFVFALSRKALGRCVNKTVPVSLVGIFNYDGAQDYYHKMIELSSEARQAYEAMLASVELHGRGDQDPDLEEQSMAKLSEAEQSEPESEEPGYSQLWRKLLEKDCNFELLNFNTWPSFTHSDGECIKHTDEDEKS
- the LOC131127912 gene encoding selenocysteine insertion sequence-binding protein 2-like isoform X3 — its product is MEKESKVTPAEPTFHPKRRNESAGKHNSSTRHGIFAHQHKPAGNQAGLQSKQSPSNINGAMTGKGGDLPWRHRAQSEASTRSVQSSANAQRRGCGDSRLAPTSARSSKPAQADLARFEVKIADFPELAAVPPSSAGAPLVLTKRWGPNLSPERCQHPPKWASPGMAIRKSSPTLPDSPKTDHHILGNSSSQPGVTSWANVASQPAKKPLQKENAVSSQMPTEDTATQPQEGMAGKKKRKKKKKRSKDIGEGSEAEPEDSALPQEPPRFEDEEEFPGLAPAQMWTPSKNTVKENQQNEPSPSAQTPSTEAAKKAQKAEKTSGKKSKAPVQLDIGNMLSVLQSQQKSHKAKQNVISVGGGLPVSHKQATHPKRTPREQDKIAHNPLDSTSPLVKKGKQREVPKAKKPTALKKVILKEREERKQRRLLEERAPLPENESTVIQDFAENEQGDASLIGQKEDLDCLLGGHELQVSTHETETGEADERQSIQGASIATPDRPKIHSRKFREYCSQMLSKDVDQCVTSLLRELVRFQDRLYQKDPMKARMKRRLVMGLREVLKHLKLRKVKCVIISPNCERVQAKGGLDEALHTIIDTCRDQEVPFVFALSRKALGRCVNKTVPVSLVGIFNYDGAQDYYHKMIELSSEARQAYEAMLASVELHGRGDQDPDLEEQSMAKLSEAEQSEPESEEPGYSQLWRKLLEKDCNFELLNFNTWPSFTHSDGECIKHTDEDEKS
- the LOC131127912 gene encoding selenocysteine insertion sequence-binding protein 2-like isoform X4, giving the protein MEKESKVTPAEPTFHPKRRNESAGKHNSSTRHGIFAHQHKPAGNQAGLQSKQSPSNINGAMTGKGGDLPWRHRAQSEASTRSVQSSANAQRRGCGDSRLAPTSARSSKPAQADLARFEVKIADFPELAAVPPSSAGAPLVLTKRWGPNLSPERCQHPPKWASPGMAIRKSSPTLPDSPKTDHHILGNSSSQPGVTSWANVASQPAKKPLQKENAVSSQMPTEDTATQPQEGMAGKKKRKKKKKRSKDIGEGSEAEPEDSALPQEPPRFEDEEEFPGLAPAQMWTPSKNTVKENQQNEPSPSAQTPSTEAAKKAQKAEKTSGKKSKAPVQLDIGNMLSVLQSQQKSHKAKQNVISVGGGLPVSHKQATHPKRTPREQDKIAHNPLDSTSPLVKKGKQREVPKAKKPTALKKVILKEREERKQRRLLEERAPLPENESTVIQDFAENEQGDASLIEEDLDCLLGGHELQVSTHETETGEADERQSIQGASIATPDRPKIHSRKFREYCSQMLSKDVDQCVTSLLRELVRFQDRLYQKDPMKARMKRRLVMGLREVLKHLKLRKVKCVIISPNCERVQAKGGLDEALHTIIDTCRDQEVPFVFALSRKALGRCVNKTVPVSLVGIFNYDGAQDYYHKMIELSSEARQAYEAMLASVELHGRGDQDPDLEEQSMAKLSEAEQSEPESEEPGYSQLWRKLLEKDCNFELLNFNTWPSFTHSDGECIKHTDEDEKS
- the LOC131127912 gene encoding selenocysteine insertion sequence-binding protein 2-like isoform X2; its protein translation is MEKVADENRGIAMESKVTPAEPTFHPKRRNESAGKHNSSTRHGIFAHQHKPAGNQAGLQSKQSPSNINGAMTGKGGDLPWRHRAQSEASTRSVQSSANAQRRGCGDSRLAPTSARSSKPAQADLARFEVKIADFPELAAVPPSSAGAPLVLTKRWGPNLSPERCQHPPKWASPGMAIRKSSPTLPDSPKTDHHILGNSSSQPGVTSWANVASQPAKKPLQKENAVSSQMPTEDTATQPQEGMAGKKKRKKKKKRSKDIGEGSEAEPEDSALPQEPPRFEDEEEFPGLAPAQMWTPSKNTVKENQQNEPSPSAQTPSTEAAKKAQKAEKTSGKKSKAPVQLDIGNMLSVLQSQQKSHKAKQNVISVGGGLPVSHKQATHPKRTPREQDKIAHNPLDSTSPLVKKGKQREVPKAKKPTALKKVILKEREERKQRRLLEERAPLPENESTVIQDFAENEQGDASLIEEDLDCLLGGHELQVSTHETETGEADERQSIQGASIATPDRPKIHSRKFREYCSQMLSKDVDQCVTSLLRELVRFQDRLYQKDPMKARMKRRLVMGLREVLKHLKLRKVKCVIISPNCERVQAKGGLDEALHTIIDTCRDQEVPFVFALSRKALGRCVNKTVPVSLVGIFNYDGAQDYYHKMIELSSEARQAYEAMLASVELHGRGDQDPDLEEQSMAKLSEAEQSEPESEEPGYSQLWRKLLEKDCNFELLNFNTWPSFTHSDGECIKHTDEDEKS